A single region of the Thermodesulfatator indicus DSM 15286 genome encodes:
- a CDS encoding ABC transporter permease — protein MGYITEGILKAFELLVTFDPETYSAIKATLKVSSYSMAASLAIGIPLGFLLGFYEFPGKKPIRTIVDTLLALPTVLIGLLVYALLTQKGPLGEYGLLFTLPGIAIGQTILALPIVIALTATAVESLDRNLRLTLLSLGVNRIQLLFTYLWEARFGILTAAVAAYGRVLTEVGISLMVGGNIKWHTRTITTAIALETSKGQFAMGIALGLVLLTIALLVNLSLSFFRKRC, from the coding sequence ATGGGCTACATAACTGAAGGAATTTTAAAAGCTTTTGAGCTACTGGTAACTTTTGACCCTGAAACTTATTCAGCCATAAAAGCTACTCTCAAAGTTTCAAGTTATTCTATGGCGGCAAGCCTGGCCATCGGTATTCCCCTTGGTTTTCTGCTTGGTTTCTACGAATTCCCAGGGAAAAAACCAATAAGAACTATTGTTGATACTTTGCTGGCCCTACCAACTGTGCTAATAGGCCTTTTGGTGTATGCCCTGCTTACCCAAAAAGGCCCGCTTGGAGAATATGGTCTATTATTCACTCTTCCAGGAATCGCTATAGGCCAAACTATTTTGGCTTTGCCTATTGTTATCGCCCTTACCGCCACCGCTGTAGAGAGTCTTGACCGCAATTTACGCCTTACCCTTTTATCTCTTGGTGTAAATCGAATTCAGCTTCTTTTTACCTATTTGTGGGAAGCTCGTTTTGGCATTTTAACCGCGGCGGTGGCTGCTTACGGCCGAGTATTAACAGAAGTAGGTATCTCCTTAATGGTTGGAGGGAATATCAAGTGGCATACACGTACCATTACTACCGCCATAGCTCTTGAAACATCTAAAGGCCAATTTGCCATGGGTATAGCTTTAGGCCTGGTGTTGTTAACCATTGCCCTTCTGGTGAATTTAAGTCTCTCTTTTTTTAGGAAGCGATGTTAG
- a CDS encoding energy-coupling factor ABC transporter ATP-binding protein, producing the protein MLAPIFEIKNLFHTYGPKPAIKIDHLLVEKAEIIALVGPNGAGKSTLLKLLGLIERPTSGEILFKGKPVSPFSQAAKNITLLPQQPFLLKRRVFENVIYGLKIRKIKNKNLLRQKFHQALELVGLPPEEFAKRPWYALSGGETQRVALACRLALEPEVLLLDEPTASVDIHSALLIKEAILNAYHLWNTTIIIASHDQAWLDEVPHKTWHIFKGHVFTKEINFLWGPWEMANGKLIKKFKNGQKLMFNAPRENIDKPVAIIESSKIKVLPQKDKKSLKMTIKQINKEINCKDLKITASLEDISLNFKINENLLKKYNFWPGEPIYVDLPDQVTWL; encoded by the coding sequence ATGTTAGCTCCAATTTTTGAAATAAAAAATTTATTCCACACTTATGGCCCGAAGCCAGCCATAAAAATAGACCATTTATTGGTTGAAAAGGCTGAAATAATAGCCCTGGTAGGGCCAAATGGTGCAGGTAAAAGCACTCTCCTCAAGCTCTTAGGTTTAATCGAAAGGCCAACTTCAGGAGAAATCCTTTTTAAAGGGAAACCTGTTAGCCCTTTCAGCCAAGCTGCCAAAAATATTACCCTTCTTCCTCAGCAGCCTTTTTTATTAAAACGAAGAGTTTTTGAAAATGTGATATATGGGCTAAAAATTAGAAAAATTAAAAACAAAAACCTACTCCGACAAAAATTTCATCAGGCTTTAGAACTAGTAGGACTTCCGCCTGAAGAGTTTGCCAAAAGGCCCTGGTATGCCCTCTCAGGCGGAGAAACCCAAAGAGTAGCCCTTGCCTGCCGTCTAGCTCTGGAACCAGAAGTCCTGCTTTTAGATGAACCAACCGCAAGCGTAGATATTCATAGTGCCCTGCTAATAAAGGAAGCTATTTTAAACGCGTACCATTTATGGAACACCACTATCATCATAGCTAGTCACGACCAGGCCTGGCTTGACGAAGTACCTCACAAAACTTGGCATATCTTCAAAGGCCATGTTTTTACTAAAGAAATAAATTTTCTTTGGGGACCATGGGAAATGGCTAATGGAAAATTGATAAAAAAATTTAAAAATGGTCAAAAACTTATGTTCAATGCTCCTAGAGAAAATATAGATAAGCCCGTGGCCATTATAGAATCATCTAAAATCAAAGTACTACCACAAAAAGATAAGAAATCTTTAAAAATGACCATTAAACAAATAAATAAAGAGATCAATTGTAAAGACCTAAAAATAACGGCTTCGCTGGAAGATATTTCCTTAAATTTCAAAATAAATGAAAATTTATTGAAAAAGTACAATTTCTGGCCAGGCGAACCTATATATGTAGATTTACCTGACCAGGTAACCTGGCTTTAA
- a CDS encoding universal stress protein, with protein sequence MAKFSNILRQFIDSFVVKTFAEAGEFDIAQKWAREWNLGFSEKLPFWHRIFAASAFAEAGEFEEALRWLAVSPTSDVKIKTRAVENLLEQSIEVATAATFAEASEFYKAVKIIARLRGKKVLVVCEGANFPERLMRQAFDMAKNMNTELIVLNIFMQTMHAKDSEHTQKWRDKFRLRAKEGLEFWKEKYPEVQVAQVVKFGEPIQVLEEFLMQNKGIKYIFTLKEVSAKHALEARPFWVKSFKH encoded by the coding sequence ATGGCCAAATTTTCAAACATTTTGCGTCAGTTTATAGACTCTTTCGTAGTGAAGACTTTTGCAGAGGCTGGGGAATTTGATATTGCCCAGAAATGGGCTCGTGAATGGAATCTGGGTTTTTCCGAAAAACTTCCGTTTTGGCATCGAATTTTTGCGGCTTCAGCTTTCGCTGAGGCTGGAGAATTTGAAGAGGCTTTAAGATGGTTGGCTGTTTCGCCTACGTCTGATGTAAAAATTAAAACAAGAGCAGTTGAGAATTTGCTTGAACAATCCATTGAAGTGGCCACTGCTGCTACTTTTGCTGAAGCCAGCGAATTCTATAAAGCGGTTAAAATTATTGCTCGGCTAAGAGGAAAGAAAGTTTTAGTAGTCTGTGAGGGAGCAAATTTTCCAGAACGCCTTATGAGACAAGCTTTTGATATGGCTAAAAATATGAATACGGAGTTGATTGTTTTAAATATTTTTATGCAAACTATGCATGCTAAAGATTCAGAACATACTCAAAAATGGCGGGATAAATTTCGACTAAGGGCTAAAGAAGGTCTAGAATTCTGGAAAGAGAAATATCCAGAAGTACAAGTAGCTCAAGTTGTAAAATTTGGAGAGCCAATACAAGTTTTAGAAGAATTCCTTATGCAAAACAAAGGTATAAAATATATCTTTACTTTGAAAGAAGTGTCAGCTAAACATGCCCTTGAGGCTAGACCATTTTGGGTCAAAAGTTTTAAACATTAA
- a CDS encoding helix-turn-helix transcriptional regulator produces the protein MSKDNPKSYLSTKEVAELLGVNEKIVYQLINEKGLPATKVTGKWLFPRHLVEAWLEKHVINHPEQGAYRERLLVIIGSNDPLLEKTIALYNRRFPDNPAVFASVGSMGGLKALSKRLCHIATAHLMESNERDYNFAYLKEKLEGPLPAVVNFCFREQGIVVSPGNPQGISSVEDFIKKKIRVALRPKGTGTRVLMEHELQKIGLSSEKIEGEEYASHLEVGLAVLTGKAQAGLAIKVVADLLGLDFVPLKQERYDLLIPKEFFFQENIQAFLGLLQDEEFQTLANSLSGYDVSLSGKVIFPKAATTA, from the coding sequence ATGTCAAAAGACAACCCCAAATCTTATCTATCTACCAAGGAAGTAGCTGAGCTTTTAGGAGTAAATGAAAAGATTGTTTATCAGCTTATAAATGAAAAGGGTCTTCCGGCCACTAAAGTTACGGGTAAGTGGCTTTTTCCTAGGCATCTGGTAGAGGCCTGGCTTGAAAAGCATGTAATTAATCATCCTGAACAAGGAGCATACAGAGAAAGACTTCTTGTAATTATAGGCAGTAACGATCCCTTACTTGAAAAAACAATAGCTCTTTATAACCGTCGTTTCCCTGATAATCCAGCGGTTTTCGCTTCAGTAGGCAGTATGGGTGGGTTAAAGGCTCTTTCCAAAAGGCTTTGTCATATAGCCACAGCACATCTCATGGAATCTAATGAAAGAGACTACAACTTTGCCTATTTAAAGGAGAAGCTAGAAGGGCCTTTACCTGCAGTAGTTAATTTTTGTTTTCGAGAGCAGGGAATCGTAGTCTCCCCTGGTAATCCTCAAGGAATTTCTTCTGTAGAGGACTTTATTAAAAAGAAAATAAGAGTTGCCTTACGTCCCAAAGGTACAGGCACAAGGGTTCTGATGGAGCATGAGTTACAAAAGATAGGCCTCTCGTCAGAAAAAATTGAAGGTGAAGAATATGCAAGCCATTTAGAAGTAGGTTTAGCTGTTTTAACAGGTAAAGCCCAAGCAGGTCTGGCTATAAAGGTAGTGGCAGATCTTCTTGGGCTTGATTTTGTTCCCCTTAAGCAAGAACGCTATGATTTGCTTATACCGAAAGAGTTTTTCTTTCAAGAAAATATCCAGGCTTTTTTAGGTCTTCTTCAAGATGAAGAATTTCAGACTTTGGCTAATAGCTTATCAGGGTATGATGTAAGTCTTAGTGGGAAAGTGATTTTTCCTAAGGCAGCTACAACTGCTTAA
- a CDS encoding sigma-54-dependent transcriptional regulator: protein MSLNSEKKYKGKILIVDDERVALQNLTYIFKKENYNIVATSDSVEALELIKRKEFDVLLTDLKMEKIDGLELLKAMKYYQPEAETVIITAYATIDSAIEALKSGAFHYISKPFKLDEVRKIIAEAMEKVKLKKENKLLKQEIESLKGKVKIITHNQYMQDLLNTALQIAKTDCVVLITGESGTGKELFARFIHEASNRKDKPFIAINCGVFSEELLASELFGYEKGAFTGASQTKMGLVEQADGGTLFFDEIAEMSPSMQVKLLRLLQEHEFYRIGGLKPIKVNVRFIAATNRNLKKMVELGSFRQDLYYRLNVVHLHLPPLAERKEDIPVLAYYFLRRHAKAMNKNVKEIAPEVLHSLQQYDFPGNVRELENIIERGVALARGEVLDLTCLPEELKTLEIHTFRRKDGHYPTLEEHELAYIKWILKETKGNKTKAAKILGIDRVSLWRKLKKYGLDKDFIF from the coding sequence GTGTCTTTAAATTCAGAAAAAAAATATAAAGGGAAAATATTGATAGTTGATGACGAAAGAGTCGCACTACAAAATCTAACTTATATCTTTAAAAAAGAAAATTATAACATTGTAGCCACTAGTGATAGTGTCGAAGCGTTAGAATTAATAAAAAGAAAAGAGTTTGATGTTTTACTTACTGATCTTAAAATGGAAAAAATAGATGGTCTAGAATTGCTTAAAGCCATGAAGTATTATCAGCCAGAGGCTGAAACAGTTATAATAACTGCTTATGCTACCATTGATTCTGCTATAGAGGCTTTAAAATCCGGTGCGTTTCATTATATTTCTAAGCCATTTAAATTAGATGAAGTCCGAAAGATAATTGCTGAGGCTATGGAGAAAGTTAAATTAAAGAAAGAAAATAAATTGTTAAAACAGGAAATCGAAAGTTTGAAGGGAAAGGTTAAAATTATTACTCACAATCAATATATGCAAGACTTGCTAAACACTGCTTTACAAATTGCTAAAACTGATTGTGTAGTACTCATAACAGGGGAATCTGGTACAGGAAAAGAGTTATTTGCTCGTTTTATCCATGAAGCTAGCAATAGAAAAGATAAACCGTTTATAGCTATAAATTGTGGGGTTTTTTCTGAAGAACTTTTAGCTAGTGAATTATTTGGTTATGAAAAAGGTGCTTTTACTGGCGCATCACAAACGAAAATGGGTCTTGTAGAGCAGGCTGATGGTGGAACTCTCTTTTTTGACGAAATTGCCGAAATGTCTCCTTCTATGCAAGTTAAGTTGTTACGCCTACTACAAGAACATGAATTTTATAGGATTGGCGGTCTAAAACCTATAAAAGTTAATGTACGTTTTATTGCCGCTACTAATCGCAACCTAAAAAAGATGGTAGAACTTGGCTCTTTTAGACAGGATCTTTATTATCGTTTAAATGTGGTTCATCTTCATTTACCTCCTCTAGCAGAACGAAAAGAAGATATCCCTGTTCTTGCTTACTATTTTCTGAGGCGCCACGCTAAAGCTATGAATAAAAACGTAAAAGAAATTGCTCCGGAGGTTCTTCACAGTTTGCAACAGTACGACTTTCCTGGAAATGTCAGAGAATTAGAAAATATTATCGAACGAGGAGTTGCTTTAGCTCGAGGTGAGGTTCTTGATCTCACCTGTTTACCTGAGGAATTAAAAACTTTGGAAATTCATACTTTTAGGAGAAAAGACGGTCATTATCCTACTCTTGAAGAGCACGAATTGGCCTATATTAAATGGATTTTAAAGGAAACCAAAGGCAATAAAACTAAAGCGGCTAAAATTTTGGGTATTGATCGGGTCTCCCTCTGGAGGAAGCTAAAAAAATATGGCTTAGACAAAGATTTTATATTTTAG
- a CDS encoding sensor histidine kinase — protein sequence METSLRFKIQIGYLVLLIPLFLSLILSYISLNSLWHKIKNLETIDCFTQNLLDVRRYEKNFFLYNSKEDLQKTKELTNKAIKTLQKHKSLFFQIDDDKAKELIEKLNKYFSYLVNLNTIDANEMRKLGHDLVIISKDLRDKELAIIDGIFEKLIVYLFIFALISIGIISGVGYFMARRVVSPLENLEECMKKILKTQKLSIDCPRTKDKEIRSVIKTLNIILQELEARKSQLVQSEKLASLGTLLFGVAHELNNPLSNASSSCQILLEDIENMDKNTAKAFIEQIDREIWRARDIVLSLLELSRYRNLKLEEINLYQVIQEVLSILKDRIKTNLKIDIDVDKGLNIYVDKKKFQQVLINLLSNAIDALEDDGHILVKAYFDHGREGVVVTVKDNGCGIPTNILNKIFDPFFTTKGVKGSGLGLYLVNEIVSRHGGTIKVESKEGEGTCFYIFIPRNTTDENSIEGGLSCL from the coding sequence ATGGAGACCAGCCTGCGTTTTAAAATCCAGATAGGATATTTGGTATTATTGATTCCCTTGTTTCTTTCTTTAATTTTATCCTATATTAGTTTGAACTCTCTTTGGCATAAGATTAAAAATTTAGAAACAATAGATTGCTTCACTCAAAACTTACTTGATGTTAGACGATATGAAAAAAATTTTTTTCTTTATAATAGCAAGGAAGATTTACAAAAGACTAAAGAGTTAACTAATAAAGCTATTAAAACTTTGCAAAAGCATAAAAGTTTATTTTTTCAAATAGATGATGATAAAGCTAAGGAATTGATTGAAAAATTAAATAAATATTTCTCCTATTTGGTTAATCTGAATACTATTGATGCTAACGAAATGAGGAAATTAGGTCATGATTTGGTCATTATAAGTAAGGATTTGAGAGACAAGGAATTAGCTATTATAGATGGTATATTTGAAAAATTGATTGTATATCTTTTTATTTTTGCTTTAATATCTATTGGTATAATAAGTGGAGTAGGATATTTTATGGCCAGGAGAGTAGTTTCTCCTTTAGAAAATTTAGAAGAATGTATGAAAAAGATTTTGAAGACTCAAAAACTTTCTATTGATTGTCCAAGAACAAAAGATAAGGAAATAAGATCGGTTATTAAAACGCTAAATATAATTTTGCAAGAATTAGAAGCAAGAAAGTCTCAGTTAGTTCAGTCAGAAAAGTTGGCATCATTAGGTACTTTGCTTTTTGGTGTGGCTCATGAACTTAATAATCCTTTATCGAATGCATCTTCTAGTTGCCAAATATTGTTGGAAGATATAGAAAACATGGACAAAAATACGGCTAAAGCTTTTATTGAACAAATAGATCGGGAAATATGGCGAGCTAGAGATATTGTGTTGTCCTTGCTAGAATTGTCGAGATATCGCAATCTTAAATTAGAAGAAATTAATTTGTATCAAGTGATACAAGAAGTGCTATCTATCTTAAAAGACAGAATAAAAACTAATTTAAAAATAGATATTGATGTGGATAAAGGTTTAAATATTTATGTAGATAAAAAGAAATTTCAGCAAGTACTAATAAACTTATTATCTAATGCCATTGATGCTCTAGAAGACGATGGTCATATTTTAGTTAAAGCTTATTTTGATCATGGTCGAGAAGGAGTTGTTGTTACTGTTAAAGATAATGGTTGTGGAATACCTACAAATATCTTGAATAAGATTTTCGATCCTTTTTTTACTACTAAAGGAGTAAAAGGATCTGGACTAGGTCTATATTTAGTAAATGAAATTGTTTCTCGTCATGGAGGAACTATTAAAGTAGAAAGCAAGGAAGGAGAAGGAACATGCTTTTACATATTTATTCCACGTAATACGACAGATGAAAATAGCATAGAGGGAGGATTGTCGTGTCTTTAA
- a CDS encoding transposase, with translation MDIRIKEVMRHHEDLIERLKGIPGVSEVSARAILAEVGPDLRSFPNERALASWAGVCPGNNESGGKRISGKSPVKKHPLRSVLIEVSWAATRKKGTYYAAKYRQLRARRGPKKAIGAIAHKILKAVYFIIKEGQEYRELGANHLKQINRERLLTKIKEEAERLGYKVVAA, from the coding sequence ATGGATATAAGGATCAAGGAAGTAATGAGACACCATGAAGATTTAATAGAGAGATTAAAAGGGATACCAGGAGTAAGTGAAGTTTCAGCGCGAGCTATTTTGGCAGAAGTAGGGCCGGATCTGAGAAGTTTTCCAAATGAGAGGGCGCTAGCCAGTTGGGCAGGAGTTTGTCCAGGGAATAACGAAAGTGGAGGAAAGAGGATTAGCGGCAAGAGCCCGGTAAAGAAACATCCTTTAAGAAGCGTTTTGATAGAGGTGTCTTGGGCGGCCACGAGGAAGAAAGGGACATATTATGCGGCAAAATATAGGCAACTTCGTGCTCGTCGAGGGCCTAAGAAAGCCATAGGGGCCATAGCGCATAAGATATTGAAAGCGGTGTATTTTATCATCAAAGAGGGTCAGGAATACAGGGAATTAGGGGCAAATCATCTGAAGCAGATAAATAGGGAGAGATTATTGACAAAAATAAAAGAAGAAGCAGAAAGACTTGGGTATAAAGTGGTAGCGGCATAA
- a CDS encoding substrate-binding domain-containing protein, whose amino-acid sequence MKKLAFLLIIMLCLFVGQGFAGEKKVLRMATTTSTDNTGLLDYLAPMFKKDTGIELQWIAVGTGKALRLGQNCDVDILLVHAPPAEKKFVAAGYGINRREVMYNDFVIVGPPEDPAGIKGLSVKKALKKIAAKKATFVSRGDDSGTNKKELALWKMAGIDPKKLDKEPWYIQTGQGMLATLNVAAEKKGYTLTDRGTYIKFEYNHKGNPPLVILVEGDKALRNQYSVIEINPKRCPNVKNDLARAFSDWITSPKVQKAIAEFKLLGKQLFIPNAK is encoded by the coding sequence ATGAAAAAATTAGCTTTTCTTTTAATTATCATGTTGTGTCTGTTTGTTGGCCAGGGATTTGCTGGCGAAAAGAAAGTCTTACGAATGGCCACTACCACCAGCACTGACAACACTGGCCTTCTAGACTATCTTGCTCCCATGTTTAAAAAAGACACTGGCATTGAACTTCAATGGATAGCTGTGGGGACAGGCAAGGCTTTACGTCTTGGGCAAAACTGCGATGTCGATATCCTTTTAGTTCACGCTCCTCCAGCCGAAAAGAAGTTCGTAGCTGCAGGTTACGGTATAAACCGCCGGGAAGTAATGTACAATGATTTTGTAATTGTTGGCCCACCTGAAGACCCTGCCGGTATTAAAGGTCTATCTGTTAAGAAAGCCCTAAAGAAAATTGCCGCTAAAAAGGCTACTTTTGTGAGCCGTGGTGATGACTCGGGCACCAACAAAAAAGAGCTAGCTCTCTGGAAAATGGCAGGTATTGACCCCAAAAAGTTGGATAAAGAACCCTGGTATATTCAAACTGGCCAGGGGATGCTGGCCACTTTAAACGTAGCGGCAGAGAAAAAAGGTTATACCCTTACCGACCGCGGAACTTACATAAAGTTCGAATACAATCATAAAGGGAATCCGCCCTTGGTTATTCTAGTGGAAGGCGACAAGGCCTTGCGCAATCAATATAGCGTCATAGAAATTAACCCTAAACGTTGCCCTAATGTTAAAAATGACCTGGCTCGCGCTTTTTCCGATTGGATAACTTCACCAAAGGTCCAAAAAGCCATTGCCGAGTTCAAACTCCTTGGTAAACAACTTTTCATCCCTAATGCCAAGTAA